A DNA window from Hevea brasiliensis isolate MT/VB/25A 57/8 chromosome 2, ASM3005281v1, whole genome shotgun sequence contains the following coding sequences:
- the LOC110669229 gene encoding protein STICHEL-like 4, producing MELCSGSRTTGFQRISTLLQCTSFAQALLRFKVFSIEESHSLTAEAWDELSGIFENICSATMIVVLIAGEANMIPKTISSKCQKFCFPRLSSMDVTLKLLRIVSEEAITIAKEALKLIVAEAEGSLKEAEHILDQLTILGPRITSSMVQQLVGLVPQHKLVNLLKAALSGDNNKTVTIAKELVATGIEAEAIVFQLTSLITDILTCAAITIPNHSAFAGPSEDEELLQTESRLINTQSENLCYALKILAEAEKQPRSSFDHNAWLFAALLQIASSDNSGGISLGIAFPKRIFLPSGDTILSHSRKLASHHSTSKTSVQQNACSRDLNTTNASMDKIKGKELRGDMKEFLSSHVKLASLTVSSATANVIVHLMFKRAEEKLTAQMSEESISKALETAIGCSVMVNMSLDPAELGIIKEDSGSNNNCQPEECNHPRERQRQKPFPENVYTANSRATLHQGIYRKLGFSSVNNPQLIELKDSTLISEMQEAREKEAQSQMLPFSRSLMQENQLRAPIGPTTNSLGKNQFLLDIAQTLRKEEPKHKWLSLSSFQQNDASVEPYRQDIMFENANMDKENGAKKAKISQKANPKFMKFTFCRRTEKAKDYSALGVARSCCVRRRQMKL from the exons ATGGAGTTGTGCTCCGGAAGTAGAACCACTGGATTTCAAAGAATTAGTACACTTCTTCAATGCACGTCTTTTGCACAAGCATTACTAAGATTTAAGGTCTTCAGCATTGAGGAATCTCATTCGCTGACTGCAGAAGCATGGGATGAACTTTCGGGTATATTTGAAAACATATGTAGTGCTACCATGATAGTTGTCCTGATTGCTGGAGAAGCAAACATGATTCCAAAAACAATATCATCAAAATGTCAGAAATTCTGTTTTCCAAGACTTAGTAGCATGGATGTCACATTAAAGCTATTAAGAATTGTATCCGAGGAGGCAATTACAATCGCAAAAGAAGCTCTGAAACTGATTGTTGCCGAGGCAGAAGGATCCTTGAAAGAAGCAGAACACATATTGGATCAGTTAACCATATTGGGACCAAGAATCACTAGTTCCATGGTCCAACAACTT GTAGGTCTAGTTCCGCAACATAAACTCGTCAACTTACTCAAAGCAGCTCTTTCTGGAGACAATAATAAGACTGTAACAATTGCCAAGGAATTGGTCGCAACTGGGATTGAAGCTGAAGCCATTGTATTCCAATTGACATCTCTTATTACAGATATACTCACATGTGCTGCTATCACTATTCCTAATCACTCAGCATTTGCTGGGCCATCCGAAGATGAAGAACTACTTCAAACTGAATCTCGACTGA TAAATACTCAATCAGAGAACTTGTGCTATGCCTTAAAGATATTAGCTGAAGCGGAGAAGCAACCTAGATCATCATTTGACCACAATGCATGGTTATTTGCAGCACTTCTACAAATTGCTTCAAGTGATAATTCTGGTGGAATATCCTTAGGAATTGCCTTTCCAAAGAGGATATTTCTACCCTCGG GTGACACAATCTTATCCCACAGCAGAAAATTGGCAAGTCATCATTCTACCAGTAAAACTTCTGTGCAACAAAATGCATGCAGCAGAGACCTAAACACAACTAACGCAAGCATGGATAAGATAAAGGGAAAGGAGTTGAGAGG AGATATGAAAGAATTCTTGTCCAGCCATGTGAAGCTTGCATCATTAACAGTATCCAGCG CAACAGCCAATGTCATTGTACATTTGATGTTCAAAAGAGCTGAAGAGAAGCTTACCGCCCAGATGTCTGAAGAAAGCATATCAAAAGCTCTAGAAACTGCAATTGGATGCTCAGTGATGGTAAATATGAGCTTAGATCCAGCTGAATTGGGGATCATCAAAGAAGATAGCGGCTCTAACAACAACTGCCAGCCAGAAGAATGCAATCATCCAAGAGAACGGCAGCGGCAAAAACCATTTCCAGAGAATGTATATACCGCAAATTCTAGAGCCACACTACACCAAGGCATATATAGGAAATTGGGTTTTTCATCAGTTAACAACCCACAGCTCATTGAGTTGAAAGATAGCACGTTGATATCTGAAATGCAAGAAGCAAGAGAAAAAGAGGCACAGAGCCAGATGTTGCCTTTTTCTCGATCTCTGATGCAGGAGAACCAATTGAGAGCCCCCATTGGTCCCACGACCAATTCTTTGGGAAAGAATCAATTTTTACTAGACATAGCCCAGACCTTAAGAAAGGAAGAGCCTAAACATAAATGGTTGTCGTTGTCCTCTTTTCAGCAAAATGATGCAAGTGTCGAGCCATACAGGCAAGACATAATGTTCGAAAATGCAAATATGGACAAAGAGAACGGAGCCAAAAAAGCCAAGATCTCCCAAAAGGCTAATCCCAAGTTCATGAAGTTCACCTTTTGCAGGAGAACAGAGAAAGCAA AGGATTATTCAGCTCTTGGAGTTGCACGGAGTTGCTGTGTCAGAAGAAGACAAATGAAATTGTAA